One Candidatus Neomarinimicrobiota bacterium genomic region harbors:
- a CDS encoding flavin reductase family protein, protein MITKDISNFYHFYPSNVTLVGARRGSKVNFMAAAWNTGLSFHPPLFGVSISQKRFTHDMIVDSQEFTCNFLPIEELDIIHGTGRTSGRDYDKVESFSIPLEDPEVISCPTIRSAHAAYECRLAHHYPIGDHNLFVGEVVAVHYHKDVITEKKLLNPEKIDFTMYLGSNTYISTDSDTVALMPAEIEIPLTRGLRSHPKY, encoded by the coding sequence GTGATTACAAAAGATATTTCCAACTTTTATCATTTTTACCCAAGTAATGTTACTCTTGTAGGTGCTCGGAGGGGGAGCAAAGTCAATTTCATGGCGGCGGCGTGGAATACTGGTTTGAGCTTTCATCCTCCCCTGTTTGGCGTTTCAATATCTCAGAAAAGATTTACTCATGACATGATTGTCGATTCCCAGGAGTTTACATGCAATTTTTTGCCCATCGAAGAGCTGGATATCATCCACGGTACGGGCAGGACTTCTGGACGGGATTATGATAAAGTAGAGTCGTTTTCCATTCCTCTTGAAGACCCGGAGGTGATTTCATGTCCAACCATTAGATCAGCCCACGCTGCGTACGAGTGTAGATTGGCTCATCATTATCCGATTGGTGACCACAATCTTTTTGTCGGTGAAGTTGTTGCGGTCCATTATCACAAGGATGTGATCACGGAGAAGAAACTTCTAAACCCAGAAAAGATAGATTTTACAATGTATTTGGGGAGCAATACTTACATTTCAACAGACTCTGACACCGTTGCACTCATGCCTGCTGAGATTGAGATTCCTTTGACGAGAGGATTGAGGTCACATCCTAAATACTAA
- a CDS encoding molybdopterin cofactor-binding domain-containing protein — MNGNEYLDVDFNDSRTHLPFDRREFLKLLGSGIVVTLSIGPSIAFQGQRRRGSRLPDDFNAFLRIGEDGSVTCFTGKIEMGQGVVTSLAQMLADELDVSLEAVDMIMGDTDLCPWDMGTFGSMSTRFFGPPLRAAAAEAKAVLIGLAAEHLKLPIGRLKVEAGVISDKNNSKNQVTYAQLAEGGKIKRHIGETPPVKDYSEFAVVNRPVLRRDALVKVTGEAEFAGDIRLPGMLYARIVRPPAHGAKLASVDTSAARKMKDVQIVRDGDFVAILHPYPDVAEKAINRVKAQFDSPEVDVDDQTIFTHLMKVAPKGEIVARGGNLMEGRQLSDLTFERKYLNSYVAHAPIEPHTAVAKIEDEKVTAWASTQTPFRAREEIAQTLGLPSENVRVITPFVGGGFGGKSRNQQVVEAARLARLTGKPVQVAWSREEEFFYDTFRPAAVVKITSGITNSGRISLWDYRVYYAGERGSPQFYDIPHHRTTVHGSGWRGTPGSHPFNTGPWRAPANNTNTFARESHIDIMASKAGVDPLEFRLKNLNDEKMRRVLKTAAQKFHWGPSEAPSGRGYGLACGIDSGTYVAHMAEVEVDRKEGHVQVKRVVCAQDMGLVINPQGAKLQMEGCIIMGLGYALTEEIHFKGGKISDLNFDSYEIPRFSWVPEIETVLIDAPDSPPQGGGEPTIICMGAVIANAIFDATGARLIQLPMTRERVKEAMERS, encoded by the coding sequence GTGAACGGAAATGAATACCTGGATGTAGATTTTAACGATAGCAGAACCCATTTGCCCTTTGACCGGCGAGAGTTCCTCAAGCTTCTGGGTAGCGGCATAGTCGTCACTCTCTCAATCGGTCCATCTATTGCCTTCCAGGGACAGAGACGTCGTGGAAGTAGGTTGCCTGATGATTTCAACGCTTTCTTACGAATCGGAGAAGATGGGAGTGTCACCTGTTTTACGGGGAAGATTGAGATGGGTCAGGGAGTGGTAACTTCCCTGGCTCAAATGCTGGCCGATGAACTGGATGTGTCGCTGGAGGCCGTGGATATGATCATGGGGGATACAGATCTCTGTCCCTGGGACATGGGAACATTCGGTTCCATGAGCACCCGCTTTTTTGGACCTCCTCTCAGGGCAGCAGCGGCAGAGGCGAAAGCTGTCCTCATAGGGTTAGCTGCTGAACACCTGAAACTGCCCATCGGCCGGTTGAAAGTGGAGGCCGGGGTAATCTCCGATAAGAACAACAGCAAGAATCAAGTGACGTACGCTCAACTTGCCGAGGGGGGAAAGATTAAAAGGCACATCGGGGAAACGCCCCCCGTGAAGGATTATTCAGAATTTGCCGTGGTCAACAGGCCCGTTTTACGAAGGGATGCCCTGGTGAAGGTTACGGGTGAAGCTGAGTTTGCGGGAGACATCCGGCTTCCCGGAATGCTGTATGCCAGAATCGTAAGACCCCCTGCACACGGAGCAAAACTGGCAAGTGTGGATACTTCTGCAGCAAGAAAGATGAAAGATGTTCAAATCGTCCGGGACGGCGATTTTGTCGCTATTCTTCATCCGTATCCGGATGTAGCTGAAAAGGCCATAAATAGAGTAAAAGCTCAATTTGATTCTCCGGAAGTGGATGTGGACGACCAGACGATTTTCACCCACCTGATGAAGGTTGCACCGAAAGGGGAAATCGTGGCGCGAGGGGGAAACCTCATGGAGGGGAGGCAACTCTCTGATTTGACATTCGAAAGGAAATATCTGAACAGCTATGTTGCTCATGCTCCCATCGAGCCTCATACTGCTGTTGCGAAGATCGAAGACGAGAAAGTTACAGCATGGGCATCCACTCAGACACCCTTCAGAGCCAGGGAAGAGATTGCCCAGACACTCGGTCTCCCTTCTGAAAATGTCCGGGTCATTACCCCCTTTGTCGGAGGGGGATTCGGAGGAAAGAGCCGGAATCAGCAGGTTGTGGAAGCGGCCCGGTTGGCCAGACTAACAGGAAAGCCTGTCCAAGTTGCCTGGAGCCGGGAAGAGGAGTTCTTTTATGATACATTCCGGCCAGCGGCGGTGGTCAAAATAACATCGGGAATCACGAATTCCGGCAGGATTTCGCTGTGGGATTATAGAGTTTACTATGCAGGGGAAAGGGGTTCTCCTCAATTCTACGATATCCCTCATCACCGAACGACAGTTCATGGATCGGGATGGCGGGGAACTCCAGGCTCTCACCCCTTCAACACAGGGCCCTGGCGTGCACCCGCTAACAACACAAATACGTTTGCCAGGGAATCGCATATCGATATCATGGCGTCGAAGGCAGGCGTAGATCCGCTCGAGTTCCGCCTGAAGAACCTGAACGATGAAAAAATGAGGAGAGTTCTCAAAACAGCAGCCCAGAAGTTCCATTGGGGTCCATCGGAGGCACCAAGCGGTCGAGGTTACGGTTTAGCCTGCGGTATCGATTCGGGGACCTATGTTGCGCATATGGCTGAAGTCGAGGTCGATAGGAAGGAAGGCCATGTTCAGGTCAAGCGGGTTGTATGCGCCCAGGATATGGGTCTTGTGATTAATCCACAGGGAGCAAAGCTGCAGATGGAGGGATGTATCATCATGGGATTAGGGTACGCTCTGACCGAAGAGATTCATTTCAAAGGCGGGAAAATCTCTGACCTCAATTTCGATTCCTATGAAATCCCACGATTTTCATGGGTGCCTGAGATTGAGACTGTGCTGATAGATGCACCAGATTCTCCTCCCCAGGGAGGCGGAGAACCTACCATCATTTGCATGGGTGCTGTTATTGCCAACGCAATCTTCGATGCGACCGGGGCACGGTTGATCCAGCTTCCCATGACCCGTGAGCGGGTCAAAGAAGCCATGGAGCGTAGCTAA